The Paenibacillus macerans genome includes a window with the following:
- the pth gene encoding aminoacyl-tRNA hydrolase, giving the protein MKWIVGLGNPGKQYEKTRHNIGFMAVDELARRHGIEIKQSKCKALIGEGVLPGGKVVLIKPMTFMNLSGEAVRAYMDYYKASLEDMIVVYDDLDTEIGRNRLRYQGSSGGHNGIKSIIQHTGTQVFNRIRMGISRPEPGYAVVDYVLSGFAKKDQPLLQQSIEAACDALEYSLDHTFEQTMAKFNV; this is encoded by the coding sequence ATGAAATGGATCGTAGGTCTCGGAAACCCGGGGAAACAATATGAGAAAACGAGGCACAATATCGGTTTTATGGCCGTGGATGAACTGGCGCGGCGGCACGGGATCGAGATCAAGCAGAGCAAATGCAAGGCTTTGATCGGCGAAGGGGTGCTGCCGGGCGGCAAGGTCGTATTGATCAAGCCGATGACGTTCATGAACCTGTCCGGCGAAGCGGTTCGCGCCTACATGGATTATTACAAAGCGTCCCTGGAAGATATGATCGTCGTATACGACGATCTCGATACCGAGATTGGGCGCAACCGGCTGCGTTATCAAGGCAGTTCGGGCGGCCATAACGGAATTAAATCGATTATCCAGCATACCGGAACACAGGTGTTCAACCGCATACGAATGGGTATCTCCCGCCCGGAGCCCGGTTATGCGGTGGTGGATTATGTGCTTTCCGGGTTTGCCAAAAAAGATCAGCCGCTGCTGCAGCAATCGATCGAAGCGGCGTGCGATGCGCTGGAGTACAGCTTGGACCACACGTTTGAGCAGACTATGGCCAAGTTTAACGTATAA
- a CDS encoding 3D domain-containing protein, whose amino-acid sequence MGIFRNGETHESRSSSMSYALRWKHENFRQITLVGVLSIAVIIIILIGAFGQERKQVSLVIDGKVRSVETTESKVAHLLEEQSVKLAPQDTVSRPLESLLSDGDRIVIERAVPVKVIVDGTAKVDFTTKNTVRGAISELGVTLKQDDKVTPALDSKISTNMNIKIVRVNKHTVKQEEAVPFTVVKTADESLPKGETKVVQQGRKGLVVHTVEKTYEDGKFVTKRWLGKEVSKTAQPKVIAVGTKQPTAVLSASMTRSSDGVSVSGLTTKGGVSFKYKKILKNVTLTAYSSEEDGIGTRTASGTRVTEGRTIAVDNDVVPLGWWVYIEGIGFRKAEDTGGAIEGHKIDVYYDSLKAANNFGRKKGRTVYVIGPTKPELN is encoded by the coding sequence ATGGGCATTTTCCGAAACGGGGAGACCCATGAATCACGCTCATCCAGCATGTCTTACGCATTGCGATGGAAGCATGAGAATTTTCGTCAGATTACGCTTGTCGGCGTACTGAGCATCGCAGTAATCATCATCATCCTGATTGGGGCGTTTGGTCAGGAGCGTAAACAAGTATCTCTGGTCATCGATGGAAAGGTTCGGTCGGTGGAAACGACGGAATCGAAGGTGGCGCACCTGCTGGAGGAACAATCCGTTAAGCTTGCGCCGCAAGACACCGTATCGCGTCCGCTCGAGAGCCTGCTTTCGGACGGAGACCGGATCGTGATCGAACGGGCGGTTCCGGTGAAAGTCATCGTGGATGGAACGGCCAAAGTTGACTTTACGACAAAAAACACCGTAAGAGGCGCCATTTCCGAACTGGGCGTCACCCTGAAGCAGGACGATAAAGTAACGCCCGCTTTGGACAGCAAAATTTCCACTAACATGAACATCAAAATTGTTCGCGTTAATAAACACACCGTCAAGCAAGAAGAAGCCGTACCGTTTACCGTTGTCAAAACGGCCGATGAAAGTTTGCCGAAAGGTGAAACCAAGGTCGTTCAGCAAGGCAGAAAAGGGTTGGTTGTCCACACCGTGGAGAAAACTTACGAGGACGGCAAATTCGTGACGAAGCGATGGCTCGGCAAAGAGGTATCCAAAACCGCGCAGCCGAAGGTCATTGCCGTCGGCACCAAGCAGCCGACCGCGGTGTTGTCCGCCAGCATGACCCGCAGCTCGGACGGGGTCAGCGTCAGCGGATTGACAACAAAAGGCGGAGTCTCATTCAAATATAAAAAAATACTTAAAAACGTCACGCTCACCGCTTATTCCTCCGAGGAGGACGGTATTGGAACGCGCACGGCCTCCGGCACCCGCGTTACCGAGGGGCGAACGATCGCCGTGGACAATGATGTTGTGCCGCTGGGCTGGTGGGTCTATATCGAAGGCATCGGCTTCCGGAAAGCGGAGGATACCGGCGGAGCGATTGAGGGCCACAAGATCGACGTGTATTACGACAGCTTAAAGGCGGCTAATAATTTTGGCCGCAAGAAGGGCCGCACGGTTTACGTGATCGGTCCGACAAAACCGGAATTGAATTAA
- a CDS encoding small, acid-soluble spore protein, alpha/beta type — MSRRRRSVMSEDLKVELAKDLGFYDTVKQEGWGGIKAKDAGNMVKRAIQLAEQAAAKQQQ, encoded by the coding sequence ATGTCGCGCAGAAGACGAAGCGTAATGTCGGAGGACCTGAAGGTCGAATTAGCCAAGGATCTGGGATTTTACGATACCGTGAAGCAGGAAGGCTGGGGCGGCATCAAAGCGAAGGATGCGGGAAATATGGTAAAGCGGGCGATCCAGCTCGCCGAACAGGCTGCGGCAAAGCAGCAGCAATAG
- the ispE gene encoding 4-(cytidine 5'-diphospho)-2-C-methyl-D-erythritol kinase, with product MKIYEKAPAKINLMLDVIHKRPDGYHEVEMIMTMVDLADRLEMSALPRDTIIISSQAGYIPLDEKNLAFQAAKLIKERYNVRSGVYIHLDKKIPVAAGLAGGSSDAAATLRGLNRLWGLNISEEELKKLGAELGSDVPFCVTGGTALATGRGEVLTPLPNPPQCWVVLAKLPINVSTAEVYGRYRNERIQKHPSAERMRTALESRSFPGVCRELGNVLESVTLHMHPEVAHLKETMLRLGADGVLMSGSGPTVFGLVSKEAKVSRIYNGLRGFCKEVYAVRLLT from the coding sequence TTGAAAATTTACGAGAAAGCGCCGGCAAAAATCAACTTGATGCTCGACGTAATACATAAACGTCCGGACGGCTACCACGAAGTCGAGATGATCATGACGATGGTTGATCTCGCCGACCGGTTGGAAATGAGCGCCCTCCCGCGGGATACGATTATTATATCGAGCCAGGCCGGATATATTCCGCTTGATGAGAAGAACCTGGCCTTTCAGGCCGCGAAGCTGATCAAGGAACGGTACAACGTGCGCAGCGGGGTGTATATCCATCTCGACAAGAAGATTCCGGTCGCGGCCGGTCTGGCCGGCGGAAGCAGCGACGCGGCGGCGACGCTGAGGGGACTTAACCGGCTTTGGGGACTGAACATCTCCGAGGAAGAGCTGAAGAAACTCGGGGCGGAGCTGGGGTCGGACGTGCCCTTTTGCGTAACGGGAGGGACGGCGCTGGCCACGGGACGCGGCGAGGTGCTGACGCCTTTGCCGAACCCGCCGCAATGTTGGGTCGTTCTGGCAAAGCTGCCGATTAACGTATCTACGGCCGAGGTGTACGGACGGTATCGCAACGAACGGATCCAAAAGCATCCCTCGGCCGAACGGATGCGGACGGCCCTGGAGAGCCGGTCTTTTCCGGGAGTGTGCCGGGAGCTGGGCAACGTTCTGGAGAGCGTGACGCTGCACATGCATCCCGAGGTCGCCCATTTGAAAGAGACGATGCTGCGCCTGGGCGCTGACGGTGTGCTGATGTCGGGAAGCGGTCCGACGGTGTTCGGGCTCGTCTCCAAAGAAGCGAAAGTGTCCCGGATTTACAACGGGCTGCGCGGGTTTTGCAAAGAGGTTTACGCGGTGCGTCTTCTTACCTGA
- the glmU gene encoding bifunctional UDP-N-acetylglucosamine diphosphorylase/glucosamine-1-phosphate N-acetyltransferase GlmU — protein sequence MKKLAIVLAAGQGKRMKSKLYKVLHPVCGKPMVGHVLSAVQQAGCERTIVVVGHGAEAVKSYLGSSAEYVLQEQQLGTGHAVKQAGPLLAGEEGTTVVICGDTPLVTAETLEALVELHTRKGAAATVLTAKMDNPQGYGRVIRGENGTVERIVEQKDCSPEEAAVQEINTGTYCFDNAKLFAALEKVTNNNAQQEYYLTDVIGILVQAGEIVEGYAAQDHRESIGVNDRVALAEAEAVMRERIVRRHMLGGVTVIDPASTYIGADVAIGSDTVIYPGTVLAGRTVIGEDCVIGPASQIEDSVIHDGAKVKHSVLSQAEVGKETTVGPFAYLRPGAKLGANVKVGDFVEIKNATLDDGAKVSHLSYIGDAKVGKNVNIGCGAITVNYDGYNKSITEIEDEAFIGSNVNLIAPVKVGKGAYVVAGSTITHSVPEGDLAIARQRQENKPGYAEKIRGRAKAKKQNKQDS from the coding sequence TTGAAAAAATTAGCGATTGTTCTTGCCGCAGGTCAGGGGAAACGCATGAAGTCCAAGCTTTATAAAGTGCTCCATCCTGTGTGCGGCAAACCGATGGTCGGGCATGTTTTAAGCGCGGTACAGCAAGCCGGCTGCGAAAGAACCATCGTCGTTGTCGGCCATGGTGCCGAAGCGGTTAAATCATACCTTGGATCATCGGCGGAGTACGTGCTGCAGGAGCAGCAGCTGGGAACCGGTCATGCGGTGAAGCAGGCTGGTCCGCTGCTCGCCGGAGAGGAAGGTACGACCGTCGTGATTTGCGGCGATACCCCTCTGGTGACCGCGGAGACGCTTGAAGCGCTGGTCGAACTTCATACCCGCAAGGGTGCAGCGGCTACCGTGCTCACGGCCAAAATGGACAATCCTCAAGGGTATGGCCGGGTGATCCGTGGAGAGAACGGTACGGTCGAGCGCATCGTCGAGCAGAAGGACTGCTCGCCGGAAGAGGCAGCGGTACAGGAAATCAACACAGGCACTTATTGTTTTGATAATGCGAAATTGTTTGCCGCTTTGGAGAAAGTGACCAATAACAACGCGCAGCAGGAATATTACCTGACCGATGTCATCGGCATTTTGGTACAAGCCGGCGAAATCGTGGAAGGGTATGCGGCGCAGGACCACCGGGAGTCGATCGGCGTCAATGACCGCGTTGCGCTGGCCGAAGCGGAAGCGGTGATGCGCGAACGGATCGTTCGGCGTCATATGCTGGGCGGCGTCACGGTGATCGATCCGGCGTCGACTTATATCGGGGCCGATGTGGCGATCGGTTCGGATACGGTGATTTATCCGGGAACCGTGCTTGCGGGGCGGACGGTCATCGGCGAGGATTGCGTGATTGGGCCGGCGTCTCAAATCGAGGATAGCGTGATTCATGACGGCGCGAAGGTGAAGCATTCGGTTCTGAGCCAGGCGGAAGTCGGCAAAGAAACGACGGTGGGGCCGTTCGCTTATTTGCGTCCGGGGGCCAAACTTGGCGCCAACGTCAAAGTGGGCGATTTCGTCGAGATCAAGAACGCGACCTTGGACGACGGAGCGAAAGTCTCGCATCTGAGTTATATCGGCGACGCCAAAGTCGGCAAAAACGTAAATATAGGCTGCGGCGCGATTACCGTCAATTACGATGGTTATAATAAATCCATTACGGAGATTGAGGACGAAGCCTTTATCGGCAGCAATGTTAATCTGATCGCGCCGGTGAAGGTCGGGAAAGGCGCTTATGTGGTCGCCGGTTCGACCATTACGCATTCCGTTCCCGAAGGCGATCTGGCCATCGCGAGACAGCGGCAGGAGAACAAGCCGGGTTACGCCGAGAAAATCCGCGGCCGCGCAAAAGCCAAAAAACAAAATAAGCAGGACTCTTAA
- a CDS encoding ribose-phosphate diphosphokinase, producing MTYCDSKLKIFTCNSNPKLAHQIADYIGIPMGDSETTSFSDGEIQVKLSESVRGCHVYVVQSTCAPVNDNLMELLVMVDALKRASAKSINVVIPYYGYARQDRKARSRDPITAKLVANLIEKAGAHRVITMDLHAMQIQGFFDIPVDHMLGVPILAQYFRSKHIPNPVVVSPDHGGVVRARKLADFLNAPLAIIDKRRPEPNVSEVMNIIGNIEGKTAILVDDIIDTAGTIVLGANALKEGGVEEVYACCTHPVLSGPAMERLENSPLKEVIVTDTIPITHPNPTSKLKVLSVAPLMGEAIIRVHEELSISKLFEIE from the coding sequence ATGACTTATTGTGATTCCAAATTAAAGATATTCACCTGTAACTCCAATCCTAAGCTGGCTCATCAGATCGCGGATTATATCGGAATTCCGATGGGCGATTCGGAAACGACCAGTTTTAGCGACGGCGAAATTCAGGTCAAGCTGTCGGAGAGTGTCCGGGGCTGCCACGTCTATGTCGTACAATCGACGTGTGCTCCCGTCAACGACAATCTGATGGAGCTGCTAGTTATGGTGGATGCCTTGAAAAGAGCTTCGGCCAAAAGCATCAACGTGGTTATCCCGTATTACGGCTATGCCCGCCAAGACCGGAAGGCCCGTTCGCGCGATCCGATCACGGCTAAGCTGGTTGCCAATTTGATCGAGAAGGCCGGCGCTCACCGCGTCATTACGATGGACCTGCACGCCATGCAGATTCAAGGCTTCTTCGATATCCCGGTGGATCATATGCTCGGGGTGCCGATTTTGGCCCAGTATTTCCGGTCCAAACATATCCCGAATCCGGTCGTCGTATCTCCGGACCACGGCGGGGTGGTGCGCGCCCGCAAGCTGGCGGATTTCCTGAACGCCCCGCTGGCGATCATCGATAAACGCCGTCCGGAGCCCAACGTCAGCGAAGTTATGAACATTATCGGGAACATCGAAGGCAAGACGGCGATTCTCGTCGATGATATCATCGACACCGCCGGAACGATCGTGCTTGGCGCGAATGCGCTGAAGGAGGGCGGCGTGGAAGAGGTTTACGCCTGCTGTACGCACCCCGTGTTGTCCGGCCCGGCGATGGAACGGCTGGAGAATTCTCCGTTGAAGGAAGTTATTGTAACCGATACGATTCCGATTACGCATCCCAATCCGACGAGCAAGCTGAAGGTGCTCTCCGTCGCTCCGCTTATGGGTGAAGCGATTATTCGCGTGCACGAAGAGCTGTCGATCAGCAAGCTGTTCGAGATCGAATAA
- the spoVG gene encoding septation regulator SpoVG: MQITDVRLRRVSSEGRMKAIASITIDNEFVVHDIRVIDGNNGMFVAMPSKRTPDGEFRDIAHPISSGTREKIQAAVLAEYERAADQEEAIEEGA, from the coding sequence ATGCAAATTACGGATGTAAGACTCCGCCGAGTCAGCTCTGAAGGCAGAATGAAGGCCATAGCATCCATTACCATCGATAACGAGTTTGTCGTTCACGACATCCGCGTCATCGACGGGAACAATGGAATGTTTGTAGCTATGCCGAGCAAGCGCACGCCGGACGGGGAGTTCCGGGATATCGCGCATCCGATTTCCTCCGGTACCCGCGAGAAGATTCAAGCCGCTGTTTTGGCTGAATACGAACGTGCGGCCGACCAGGAGGAAGCTATTGAAGAAGGGGCGTAA
- the rsmA gene encoding 16S rRNA (adenine(1518)-N(6)/adenine(1519)-N(6))-dimethyltransferase RsmA — MSIREDVSTPRRTKEIIQRYGFSFKKSLGQNFLIDQNILGKIVAAAGLDATKGALEIGPGIGALTEKLAQEAGKVAAVEIDQRLLPILQEVLEPYPHVRVIHGDVLKLDLKALFAAEFSGVSGVSVVANLPYYVTTPILMKLLEEKLPLEHIVVMIQKEVAERMAASPGGKDYGSLSIAVQYYSEPELVFTVPHSVFIPQPNVESAVIRLSVRKEPPVAVDDEAFFFEVVQAAFAQRRKTISNNLKSRFFPGEGRERLERLLEAAEIVPSRRAETLDLAEFAGLSNTLLQAGLKRP, encoded by the coding sequence ATGAGCATAAGGGAAGACGTGTCCACGCCGCGGCGGACGAAGGAGATCATACAGCGGTACGGATTTTCGTTTAAGAAAAGCTTGGGACAGAACTTTTTGATCGATCAGAACATCCTTGGCAAAATCGTCGCCGCCGCCGGTCTCGACGCCACTAAAGGGGCGCTCGAAATCGGTCCGGGGATCGGCGCGCTGACAGAGAAGCTGGCGCAGGAAGCGGGCAAGGTCGCGGCCGTGGAAATCGACCAGCGCCTGCTGCCGATCCTGCAGGAGGTGCTGGAGCCGTATCCGCACGTTCGCGTCATTCACGGCGACGTGCTGAAGCTGGACCTTAAGGCGCTGTTTGCCGCCGAATTTTCCGGCGTCAGCGGCGTTAGCGTCGTCGCCAATCTGCCGTATTACGTGACGACGCCGATCCTGATGAAGCTGCTCGAGGAGAAGCTGCCGCTGGAGCATATCGTCGTGATGATCCAGAAGGAAGTGGCGGAGCGCATGGCGGCCTCGCCGGGCGGCAAAGACTACGGCAGCCTCAGCATCGCGGTTCAGTACTACAGCGAGCCGGAGCTGGTCTTTACGGTGCCGCACAGCGTGTTCATTCCGCAGCCGAATGTGGAATCCGCCGTCATCCGCCTGTCGGTACGCAAAGAGCCGCCGGTGGCGGTGGACGATGAGGCGTTTTTCTTCGAGGTGGTGCAGGCCGCCTTCGCCCAGCGGCGCAAGACGATTTCCAACAATCTGAAAAGCCGGTTTTTCCCGGGCGAAGGCCGGGAACGGCTGGAGCGGCTGCTGGAGGCGGCCGAAATCGTCCCGTCGCGCCGCGCCGAAACGCTCGATTTGGCGGAGTTCGCGGGGCTGAGCAACACCTTGCTGCAGGCAGGATTAAAGCGGCCGTAA
- the veg gene encoding biofilm formation stimulator Veg, with amino-acid sequence MAKNALSEIKHSLDAHVGQKIMLRANGGRRKTIERTGVLEETYPSVFIVKLDQEHQTFKRVSYSYADILTESVEVMICDDNNEVRISYIKP; translated from the coding sequence ATGGCTAAAAATGCGCTGTCGGAAATCAAGCATAGTCTCGACGCCCACGTTGGACAAAAAATTATGCTTCGGGCAAACGGAGGTCGCCGAAAGACCATCGAACGCACCGGAGTATTGGAGGAAACCTATCCTTCGGTCTTTATCGTGAAGCTGGACCAGGAGCATCAGACATTTAAGCGTGTGTCTTACAGTTATGCCGATATACTAACCGAATCCGTTGAGGTCATGATTTGCGACGACAACAACGAGGTGCGGATTTCGTATATTAAACCGTGA
- the yabG gene encoding sporulation peptidase YabG codes for MTNLGDLVVRKSYGGDVTFRVASIVRSEAVIKGTEFRLLADAPLSDLIRIDRDTPGETTQRARIKATESLKRLTLDRKQLAERNRMTIGGEWYPMGEPAYFEVPGKVLHLDGDQRYLQKSLSLYEKLRVPAQGFYVTESQMASALYRLLPTVRPDIVVLTGHDGVLKHRPTGDLYNLTSYKNSKHFVEAIQTARQYERNFDSLTIVAGACQSHFEALLQAGANFASSPGRVLIHALDPVYIAAKASLTSIRDTIQITDVLNHTISGTQGVGGIETRGSYRIGLPRLKDLSTLKVVPSM; via the coding sequence TTGACGAATTTGGGAGACTTGGTCGTCCGCAAATCTTACGGCGGGGATGTTACGTTCCGGGTAGCAAGCATCGTGCGGAGCGAAGCGGTCATCAAGGGAACGGAATTCCGGCTGCTGGCGGATGCGCCTTTAAGCGATTTGATCCGTATAGACCGGGACACCCCCGGAGAAACGACGCAGCGCGCGCGCATCAAGGCGACGGAGTCGCTGAAGCGGTTGACCCTGGACCGGAAGCAGCTGGCCGAGCGGAACCGGATGACCATCGGCGGGGAATGGTACCCGATGGGGGAGCCGGCGTATTTTGAAGTGCCGGGCAAAGTGCTTCATCTGGACGGGGATCAAAGATATTTGCAAAAAAGCCTGAGCTTGTACGAAAAGCTGCGGGTGCCCGCACAAGGCTTCTATGTTACGGAGTCGCAGATGGCCAGCGCGCTGTACCGTCTGCTGCCGACGGTCCGCCCGGATATCGTGGTGCTGACCGGTCATGACGGCGTTTTGAAGCATCGGCCTACCGGCGATCTGTACAATTTGACCAGCTATAAAAATTCCAAGCATTTCGTGGAGGCCATTCAGACGGCCAGACAATACGAACGCAATTTCGATTCGTTGACGATCGTGGCCGGCGCCTGCCAGTCGCATTTTGAGGCGTTATTGCAGGCGGGGGCCAATTTCGCCAGTTCCCCGGGCCGCGTGCTGATCCACGCCCTGGACCCGGTGTATATCGCCGCCAAGGCCTCACTGACGTCCATACGCGATACGATTCAAATTACGGATGTCCTGAACCATACGATCAGCGGCACGCAAGGCGTCGGAGGGATCGAAACGCGCGGCAGCTACCGGATCGGCCTGCCCAGGCTGAAGGATTTGTCCACGCTTAAAGTTGTGCCTTCCATGTGA
- a CDS encoding TatD family hydrolase, translated as MLFDTHTHLDAPQFDEDREEVIQRAIEQGVTRMINIGFNRETIPSTMKLAETYDFIYAAVGWHPQDAITMKEGDLDWVAELCKHEKVVAIGEIGLDYFWDTSPKDVQHEVFRKQIGLARSLGMPISIHNRDAHEDVVRILREEKANEVGGVMHSFSGSWEIAKLCLNLGFHLSFGGPITFKNAKQPKEVLAKTPLDRLLIETDSPYLTPHPFRGKRNESAHVRLVAEMAAELKGVSFEEIAEITTRNALERFGIPSITEKNR; from the coding sequence ATGTTATTCGACACACATACGCATTTGGACGCCCCGCAGTTCGACGAGGATCGGGAGGAAGTGATTCAGCGCGCGATAGAGCAGGGGGTTACGCGCATGATCAACATCGGCTTTAACCGCGAAACGATTCCGTCGACGATGAAGCTGGCGGAAACGTATGATTTCATTTACGCCGCCGTCGGCTGGCACCCGCAGGATGCGATCACGATGAAGGAAGGCGATTTGGATTGGGTCGCCGAGCTTTGCAAGCACGAAAAAGTGGTGGCTATCGGCGAAATCGGCCTTGATTATTTTTGGGACACGTCGCCCAAAGACGTGCAGCACGAGGTGTTCCGTAAGCAGATCGGGTTGGCCCGCAGTCTGGGGATGCCGATCTCCATTCATAACCGCGACGCACATGAGGATGTCGTGCGGATTTTGCGCGAGGAAAAGGCGAATGAAGTCGGAGGGGTGATGCACTCCTTCTCCGGCAGCTGGGAAATTGCTAAATTGTGTCTAAATCTGGGATTTCATTTATCGTTTGGCGGGCCGATTACGTTCAAAAATGCAAAGCAGCCCAAAGAGGTCCTGGCCAAAACGCCGCTGGACCGTTTGCTGATCGAAACCGATTCCCCTTATTTAACTCCCCATCCATTTCGTGGGAAGCGGAACGAGTCGGCCCACGTGCGTTTGGTAGCCGAAATGGCGGCCGAGCTGAAGGGGGTCTCTTTTGAGGAAATCGCCGAAATTACCACCCGAAATGCACTGGAACGATTTGGAATACCAAGCATAACGGAGAAAAACCGCTGA
- the rnmV gene encoding ribonuclease M5 has protein sequence MIKEVIVVEGRDDTVAVKRAVEADTIETGGSAINETTLRKIALAQERRGVIIFTDPDHAGERIRKIIANRVPGCKHAFLREADATKRGDIGIENASPEAIREALSRVRSEAPGVEGQIDWEDLMTAGLIVHPEAAARRKVLGELLGIGYCNGKQLYKRLTVFRISREEFADALAKLENEGVQRP, from the coding sequence ATGATCAAAGAGGTCATTGTGGTGGAGGGCCGGGATGACACCGTGGCTGTCAAGCGGGCCGTGGAGGCGGATACGATCGAAACTGGCGGCTCCGCGATCAATGAGACGACGCTGCGGAAAATCGCCCTGGCGCAGGAGCGGCGCGGAGTAATCATTTTTACCGATCCCGACCATGCCGGGGAACGGATCCGTAAGATCATCGCCAACCGGGTGCCCGGCTGCAAGCATGCGTTTCTGCGGGAAGCGGATGCGACGAAGCGGGGCGATATCGGGATCGAAAACGCCTCCCCGGAAGCGATCCGCGAGGCTTTGTCGCGCGTGCGCAGCGAGGCGCCGGGAGTAGAGGGCCAGATCGATTGGGAAGACTTGATGACGGCGGGGCTGATCGTGCATCCGGAGGCGGCGGCCCGGCGCAAGGTGCTGGGGGAACTGCTCGGGATCGGATACTGCAACGGCAAACAGCTGTACAAGCGTTTGACGGTGTTCCGGATCAGCCGCGAGGAGTTTGCGGATGCGCTCGCCAAGTTGGAGAATGAAGGGGTACAGAGGCCATGA
- the purR gene encoding pur operon repressor → MKKLKRSARLVEMTHYLLARPHHLIPLTTFAQRYGAAKSSISEDLGIIKEVFEEEGIGDLLTLAGAAGGVKYVPRVGREQALVFIRELCDKLSQPDRILPGGYLYMSDLLGQPGLMNEAGKLFATAFGDLEIDCIMTVETKGIPLAYATGAELNLPVVLVRRDHQVTEGSAVSINYVSGSHKSLHTMTLSRRALKEHSRVLIVDDFMKAGGTIQGMVDLLDEFNAKVAGVGVLVESGEVDSEQRLLRDYVSLATLRAVDAKGKEISVEPGNYFSKFG, encoded by the coding sequence GTGAAAAAATTGAAAAGAAGCGCTCGTTTAGTGGAGATGACCCACTATTTGTTGGCCCGGCCGCATCATCTGATCCCGCTGACGACCTTTGCCCAGCGGTACGGGGCCGCGAAATCGTCCATTAGCGAGGATTTGGGCATTATTAAAGAGGTTTTTGAAGAAGAGGGGATCGGCGACTTGCTAACGCTGGCCGGAGCCGCCGGCGGCGTTAAATATGTTCCGAGAGTGGGCCGCGAGCAGGCGCTTGTCTTTATCCGCGAGCTGTGCGACAAGCTCTCGCAGCCGGATCGCATTTTGCCGGGCGGTTATTTGTATATGTCCGACCTGCTCGGGCAGCCGGGTTTGATGAATGAGGCGGGCAAACTGTTCGCCACCGCCTTCGGCGATCTGGAGATCGACTGCATCATGACCGTGGAAACAAAAGGGATCCCGCTCGCTTACGCTACGGGCGCCGAGCTGAATCTGCCGGTCGTCCTGGTGCGAAGAGACCATCAGGTTACGGAGGGGTCGGCCGTAAGCATCAATTACGTGTCCGGATCGCACAAAAGCCTGCATACGATGACGTTGTCCCGCCGGGCGCTCAAAGAACATTCGCGCGTGCTGATCGTTGACGATTTCATGAAGGCCGGCGGCACCATTCAAGGGATGGTCGACCTGCTGGACGAATTCAACGCGAAGGTTGCGGGGGTCGGCGTGTTGGTGGAATCGGGGGAAGTGGATTCCGAGCAGCGGCTTCTGCGCGATTATGTGTCGCTGGCGACGCTCCGGGCGGTGGATGCCAAAGGCAAGGAAATCTCCGTGGAGCCTGGAAATTATTTTTCCAAATTCGGGTAA